One Triticum dicoccoides isolate Atlit2015 ecotype Zavitan chromosome 4B, WEW_v2.0, whole genome shotgun sequence genomic window carries:
- the LOC119291154 gene encoding uncharacterized protein LOC119291154: MAAQVAGSATANSLLLVLFLSSCSAAVAIRTHGRGYVSAVGDPGMQRDGLRVAWEAWNFCNEVGQEAPGMGSPRGADCFDIQATDDAQGQPVYKVVHRVTDADNALRAGDPFPGTSANSTVTDTDRYAAAKELYLGDRCQVPDSPVPWQFWMVMLKNGNLDTTAAICPDNGRPARPFAQTSRFPCPGGTGCMNQPLVFHNRTALDDAGRWLRGGLSGTYELDATDLGSNDVSYYSVVWEKQIGRTDGAGWVFHHKLRTSAKYPWLMLYLRSDATRGFSGGYHYDTRGMTKIVPESPDFKVRLTLEVKQGGGPNSQFYLMDMGSCWKNDGAPCDGDTATDVTRYSEMIINPETPAWCQPGRRDQCPPWHTFRNGTRVHRDDTARFPYGAYHVYCSPGNARHAEQPTTYCDPYSNPQPQEILQIVPHPVWGEFGYPTAKGQGWIGDPRAWELDVGALSHALYFYQDPGTPPAKRRWSSLDVGTEIYVSKKAEAEWTLSGFDILVPNKCITSQGGTVSSCW, encoded by the exons ATGGCTGCGCAGGTGGCCGGTTCCGCCACTGCCAACTCCCtgctcctcgtcctcttcctctcgtCCTGCTCCGCCGCCGTGGCCATCCGGACGCACGGCCGTGGCTACGTGTCGGCGGTCGGTGACCCTGGCATGCAGCGCGACGGCCTCCGCGTGGCCTGGGAGGCCTGGAACTTCTGCAACGAGGTCGGCCAAGAGGCCCCCGGCATGGGCAGCCCGCGCGGCGCCGACTGCTTCGACATCC AGGCCACCGACGACGCGCAGGGCCAGCCCGTGTACAAGGTGGTGCACCGCGTGACCGACGCCGACAACGCCCTCCGCGCCGGCGACCCGTTCCCCGGCACGTCGGCGAACTCCACCGTCACTGACACCGACCGCTACGCGGCGGCCAAGGAGCTCTACCTCGGAGACCGGTGCCAGGTGCCGGACAGCCCGGTGCCGTGGCAGTTCTGGATGGTGATGCTCAAGAACGGCAACCTGGACACGACCGCGGCCATCTGCCCCGACAACGGCCGCCCGGCGCGCCCGTTCGCGCAGACCTCCCGGTTCCCCTGCCCCGGCGGCACGGGGTGCATGAACCAGCCGCTGGTGTTCCACAACCGCACCGCGCTGGACGATGCCGGCCGGTGGCTCCGCGGCGGGCTGTCCGGCACGTACGAGCTGGACGCGACGGATCTCGGGAGCAACGACGTGTCATACTACTCGGTGGTGTGGGAGAAGCAGATCGGTCGGACGGACGGCGCAGGCTGGGTCTTCCACCACAAGCTGCGGACGTCGGCCAAGTACCCCTGGCTGATGCTGTACCTGCGGTCCGACGCCACCAGGGGCTTCTCCGGCGGCTACCACTACGACACCAGAGGCATGACAAAGATA GTGCCGGAGTCACCAGATTTCAAGGTGAGGCTGACgctggaggtgaagcagggcggggGACCCAACAGCCAGTTCTACCTGATGGACATGGGGAGCTGCTGGAAGAACGACGGCGCGCCGTGCGACGGCGACACCGCCACGGACGTGACCCGGTACAGCGAGATGATCATCAACCCGGAGACGCCGGCGTGGTGCCAGCCGGGGCGCAGGGACCAGTGCCCGCCGTGGCACACGTTCCGCAACGGTACGCGCGTGCACCGCGACGACACCGCGCGGTTCCCCTACGGCGCCTACCATGTGTACTGCTCGCCGGGGAACGCGCGGCACGCCGAGCAGCCGACGACGTACTGCGACCCCTACAGCAACCCGCAGCCGCAGGAGATCCTGCAGATCGTGCCGCACCCGGTGTGGGGCGAGTTCGGGTACCCCACGGCCAAGGGGCAGGGCTGGATCGGTGACCCCAGGGCATGGGAGCTCGACGTCGGGGCCTTGTCGCACGCGCTGTATTTCTACCAG GATCCCGGCACGCCGCCGGCGAAGAGGCGGTGGTCGTCGCTTGACGTCGGCACCGAGATCTATGTCAGCAAGAAGGCGGAGGCGGAGTGGACGCTGAGTGGGTTCGACATTCTTGTTCCCAATAAGTGTATCACATCACAAGGGGGAACCGTCAGTAGCTGTTGGTAA